In Luteipulveratus mongoliensis, the DNA window CAGGACGCGGCCATGGCCAGCGGTGCGAGCAGTGACCGCATCCTGGTGGCCGCCGCGGACATGCACCCAGGGGTGGTGCGCGAGCCGGACGAAGGAATCGAGACCGCTGTGTCGGTCGAGGGCATCGTGGAGCTGCAGCGCGTCGTCAGCCTGCACCTGGGCGATCCTGGCGACGACGGCACCGGCGACGATGATGTCGAGCTGTCCTGGTACGACGTGACTGAGCTGGATCAGGTCCGCGCCGAGCTCGGCTGATGCAAGCAATCGAGCTCGCGCGGCGCGTCAAGCGCGGTTGGACGGCGCCGGTCGACGTCGCCTTCTTCTCGTATGAACCGATGCCGGACGATGGGCGTCGCCGTGATCTGCCCGGCAGTGCCCGCCGCGCGGTGCGGCAGACGCAGCTCCGCAACGTCTGGCACTCGATCCGAGGCAACGATCTCGAGACGGACGCGCAGACCCTTGCCACGCGCCGCGAGCAAACGCATCCGGTCTCGGTTGAGGAACCTTGGCAAGACCTCGTCGATAGGGCCGGTTCGGACGGCGCCACGCCCTTTCCTCTGTCGCTCGAGGAGTCGGTCGAGCTCGCGAGACGTGTTGTGAATGAACGGTTTCCGGATGTCGTGGCGGCTTGGCTCGGGGGCAGCGTGGTGCGGGGCAACGCGACGGCGACCTCCGATTTGGACATCACGGTCCTGCTCGACGGTTCGCCCGCACCGTTCCGCGAGTCGCTGATCGAGCAGGGCCTGCCGGTCGAGCTCTTCGTCCAGACGCCCGCATCGCTGACGCACTACCGGACCAAGGATCAACAACGTCGGCAGCCGACGATGGCTCGCCTGGTCGCAGAGTCGGTGATCCTGGTCGGCGGCAAGCGCGCAGAGAAGTTGCGCGCGGAGTGTGCCGCCGAGGTCGCAGCGGGACCAAGACCGTTGTCCCAGAACGAGATTGACGCCCAGCGCTACGCCCTGACCTGCCTGGTCGACGACCTGGTGGGAAGCGTCGAGCCGATGGAGAGAAGCGTGCTCGCCTACGAGGCGTGGGACGCCTCGGCGCGGCTGTTGCTGGGGCTCGAAGGACGATGGCAGGGCAGCGGCAAGGGGCTGCAGCGCGCGCTCAGTGACTGGCACAGAGACGTCGACATGATCGGCGACGAGGACGCCCACTCGCGGAGCGAGGAGTACGAGACCGCCATGGTTGGCCACTACCTCTTCATGACACTCTTCGGCATCGGGGACGCCCCAGCCGGCGTGATCCAGGCCGCAGATGGGGTGCTGAGCCGTTGCGGCGGAAGGCTTTTCGAGGGTTACCGGCTCGGCGGCGAGGCGGGCTGATCCAGCGCCTCCGCGAGGAAGGGGTCGACCACAGAGTGGTAGCCCTCGGGGTTGTCGAAGCGGACGAAGTGTCCCGCGTCAGCGACCTTCGCCACGCGAATCGCTGGATTGCTGATGTCGGACACCATGCGCAGCGACTCGTCATTGACGGTGTTGTCGTCCTGGTCGCCGGTGACCAGGAGAGTCGGCACGGTCAGAGCAGCGGCCACGTCGGCCCACGGAGTTCGTGCGACGCACTGTCCGGTGTGCTTGAGCAAGGGATCGATCTGCGTCGTGGAGGTCGCCCAGCTGCGTAACAGCTCGTCCGACCAGGCCGGGTGCTCCTTGCGCAAGGCAGCGACCGCTTCTTCGAAGTCATCACGGAACTCCTGCGCCCACTCCTGGGCAGGGTGCTCGTCACGCCAGCCCTTGGCACGTTCGAGCGGCATCCACGCCGGGTCCTCCAGCACCAGCGCGCCGATGAGGTCGGGTCGTTCGGCCCCGACTCCGGCCGCGACGCCTGCACCCATGGAGTGCCCCACCAGCACGTTCTTCGAATCGCCTTGTGCAGCAAGAGATTCCAGAATCCGTACGACGTCAGCGATCATGATCGGCGCAGCCGTCGGCTTGGCCTGCTCGATCGTGAGGCGGGGTGAGCCGCCGTGGCCGCGGGCATCCGGGACGACGAGGCGATAGCCGGCCCACCGTCGTACGGCATCGGCCCACACCGCGCCCGAGGCGAGGAATCCGTGCAGCAGCACGACCGTCGGGCCGGGCTCGCCGTGGACAGAGATCGACAGGTCTGTGGGCTCCGTTGCCATGCCGGTCACCCTAGGCAGCGTCGTCGCGGAGCGGACACCGGCTGGCGCGGACCATGGTGATGGCCATGCCACGATGGGGTGTCCCACACCTGGACGCCGAAGTCGTCGCCCGAAGGAGCCTCTTACCCATGGACGCTGTCACTCAGGTCCCCACCCCGCTGAACGAGACTGTTCTCGAGTACGCGCCCGGCAGTGCCGAGCGCGCGAGCCTCGAGGTCGCCCTGGCCGAGCTGGGCTCGACCCCGGTCGATCTGCCCCACACGATCGGCGGCAAGCGGGTCATGGGCGGAGGGCGCGCGGTGGCCGTCCGCCAGCCGCACGCGCACAAGAAGGTCCTGGGCACGCTCAAGAACGCCACCGTCACCGACGCGCAGGCTGCGGTCGACGCTGCGAAGGCTGCGGCTCCCGGCTGGCGCGCGCTGTCGTTCGACGACCGCGCCGCGATCCTGCTCAAGGCGGCTGACCTGCTCGCCGGCCCGTGGCGTGCGCGCCTCAACGCGGCGACGATGCTGGGCCAGTCCAAGACGGCGTACCAGGCCGAGATCGATGCGGCGTGCGAGCTGATCGACTTCTGGCGCTTCAACGTCCACTTCGCCCGGCAGGTGCTGGCCGAGCAGCCGGTCGCCAACTCGCGTGGTGTGTGGAACCGCACCGACCACCGCCCGCTCGAGGGCTTCGTCTACGCGATCACGCCGTTCAACTTCACCGCGATCGCTGGCAACCTGCCGACCGCGCCGGCGCTCATGGGCAACACCGTCGTCTGGAAGCCCTCGCCGACCCAGCAGCGCGCGGCCCAGCTGACCATGGAGCTGCTCGAGGCCGCTGGCCTGCCGCCGGGTGTCATCAACATGGTCACGGGAGATGGCATCAACGTCTCCAAGGTCGCGCTGAACGACCCCGACCTGGCCGGCATCCACTTCACCGGCTCGACCGCGACCTTCCAGCACCTGTGGCAGGAGGTCGGCTCCAACCTGCAGAAGTACCGCACGTACCCGCGACTCGTGGGCGAGACCGGCGGCAAGGACTTCATCCTGGCGCACCCCTCCGCGGACCCAGATGTGTTGCGAACAGCCATGATTCGCGGTGCGTTCGAGTTCCAAGGGCAGAAGTGCTCGGCGGCTTCACGCGCCTATGTGCCGCAGTCGCTGTGGCGCAAGATCAAGAAGGACCTCGTCTCGCTGACCGAGGGCATCACCCAGGGTGACGTCACCGACCTGTCCAACTTCATGGGCGCGGTCATCGACTCGCGGGCGTTCGCCAAGCACAAGGAAGCGCTCGACATGGCGCACGCGCACGCCGACATCGACGTGATCGCGGGCGGCACGTACGACGACTCGGTCGGCTACTTCGTGCGGCCGACGGTGCTTGAGGTGAGCAACCCTGAGAACCAGGTCTTCTCGACCGAGTACTTCGGTCCGATCCTTGCGGTGCACGTCTTCCCAGACCGGCAGTACGACAAGGTGCTGGACCAGATGGAGTCCTTCGCGCCGTACGCCCTCACCGGCTCGATCATCGCCCAGGACCGGGCGGTCGTCGCGGACGCGATGGCACGGCTGCGCTACGCCGCGGGCAACTTCTACATCAACGACAAGCCGACGGGTGCGGTCGTCGGGCAGCAGCCGTTCGGTGGTGCGCGCGGATCAGGCACCAACGACAAGGCGGGCGCCGCGCAGAACCTCGTGCGCTGGACGAGCACCCGCTCGATCAAGGAGACGTTCGTCCCGCCGACGGACTACACCTACCCGCACCAGGCCTAGGTCAACCGGCGTTTGCGAGCCACTCGCGGCCGACCGCCGCCTCTGAGCTCGCTGCGGCCTTGATGACCGGGGCGACAGCCTTCTCGACCCGGCCGCCGAACAGCGGGATACGCGCTTTGACATCACCGTCGATGACGATGCGCGTCCCGCTGCCTTCGGGACGTGAGACGGCGCGGCCCTCCATCCCGACCGGCTGACCCTTCATCACCACCTGGATCGTGGCCTCGCGCGATCCGTCGCCGCGGTCAGGGCCCCAGGTCTGGGTCTCGGTGATGGTGACGGTCCGGCCGACGACGGCCCGCAGCTGCTCGGGGACGCCGTCGGTCGCCATCTCGCGCGTGGCCACGATGACCGTCCGGTCACCGTCCGCGGTCACGCTCGTCTGGTACGACGCGGCGCCGGCTTCCTTGCACTTGCGGTCCTGGAAGTCCTTGCTCGCGGTCATCGCCCATACCTCGGCAGGCGGTGCGTCGTAGGTCCAGTCGACAGTGATCTTCATGACCGCAGGGTAGCCACGGCAACCTTCTGGAGCCGGTGTTCGGCGCGCACGACACGGCCGAGCAGCTGATCGACCGCCGTCGCGTCGGTCGGCTCACCCGCCGTGTCCTGCGGGGGAGCGGTCTGCAGCCGGACCAGTCGCGCAGCCTCGTCGCGCACGACGTCGGACTGCTTGGTGAGCGCCTTGGCCAGCCGGCTCAACGCGTGACTCAGCTCGTCGCCGCCGGATCGCAGCCGTTCGTCCTCGACCTGCGCGGCGATCTCGTCGACGACGCCCCGGATCTGCCGTAGCTCACCGGCCGCGGTCTGGGTGCTGATCGGGTTGCCGGGTACGCGTCCGGCCCGGATGGCGTGCGCGAGCCGCCGCGATGCGCGGGCGGGCGCGAGGTCGTACGCCGTGCTCGCGCTCGGCAGGAGGCCGTGGGACCGGCCCTCGACCAGCTCGTCGTGCCAGGTCAGAAGTGCCTCCGCGAGGCGCTCGACGGCCTCGTCGACGACATCTGCGGTCTCGGTCTCGGCCGGCTCCACCTGCACCGCGAGGAGCCGAGGAACGACACCCGCGACGCGGGTCGCGAGCAACGCAGGCGATGAGGTCACAGTCGCACCATAAACGCCTGACGGCCTCGCGGCCATGGTCACCCACAGGCACCGCCCGGCGTTCCGGTCCCACGGCTCGACCCGTGTCGGGCATCAGGCCGACTCAGCGTTACGCTCGGCAAGGCGCACAACGACGTGGGCCATGCCCTGCTGGTGGATGAGGTAGAGAGCTCCAATGTCTGCAGTCGTGCAGTCCCGGGACGACATCCTTCGCGAGACCGCGAAGCTCGACGACGTCGGGGGTGACATCCCCGGCTGGCTGATCGGTCGCTACTTCCGGCACGTAGCCGAGGACGACCTCTCCGAGTGCGGGTCGCCCATGCTGGCCGGAATCATCCGCAGCCACCGCGAGCTCGCCGAGCACCGACCCAACGGCACGTCACGGGTGCGGATCTTCCACCCGAGCGACGAGCAGGACGGCTGGACCTGCTCGTACGCCGTGCTCCAGGTCGTCACCGACGACATGCCTTTCCTCGTCGACTCCGTGACGGCGGCCCTGGCCAAGCACGACCGCGACGTCCACCTGCTCATCCACCCTCAGCTCGTGGTCCGACGCAACGCCGTCGGCGACATCGAGGAGATCCGCGACGTCGATCCGGCACCCGGACCGGCCAACGGCGAGGCCGGGGCGATCGATGAGTCCTGGATGCACCTGGAGATCGACCTCGGGCCCGACCAGGCTGCCGACGACGCGCTGGTCAAGGCCCTCGAAGCGGTGATCCGGGATGCCCGTGACGCCGTCGAGGACTGGCCCAAGATGCACGCGGAGTGCGAGGACATGGTCGCGGAGCTGGAGTCTGCGCCCCCGACGAGCGTCCCGACCGAGATCGTCCAGCGCACGCAAGGTTTCCTGCGGTGGTTGGCCGATGACCACTTCACGTTCCTCGGCTACAAGGAGTACGCCCTCGACAACGTCGACGGCGAGGACGTCCTGCGCACCGTCCCCGGCACCGGCCTGGGCATCCTGCGCTGGGACCGGCCGGGCAGCAAGTCCGACAGCTTCAGTCGGCTGACGCCCGAGGCGCGCGCCACGGCGCGTGATCCGCAGCTGCTGATCATCACCAAGGCCAACTCGCGCGCGACTGTGCACCGCACGGCCTACCTCGACTACATCGGCCTCAAGATGTTCGACGCCGACGGCAACGTCACCGGTGAGAAGCGCTTCCTCGGACTGTTCACCTCCAGTGCCTATACCGAGTCCGTACGCCGGGTGCCGATCGTGCGTGAGCGCATCACCAAGGTGCTCGCCCGGGCCGGGTTCGCCCCGGACAGCCACTCGGGCAAGGACCTGCTCCAGGTGCTGGAGACCTACCCGCGCGACGAGCTGTTCCAGACCAGCTCCGAGCACCTCTACGCGGTGGCGACCAAGGTGCTGCGGCTCTCGGAGCGTCGGCAGTCGCACCTATTCCTGCGCAAGGACGACTACGGCCGGTTCGTCTCGGCCCTGGTCTACCTGCCGCGCGACCGCTACAACACCACGGTCCGACTCAGCATGGAGAAGATCCTGCGCGAGGTGTTCGACGCGCAGACGGTCGACTACACCACCAGCGTGAGCGATGCGATCCTGGCCCGGATCCATTTCGTCGTCCGGGTCAAGCGCGGTGCCGCGATTCCCGACGTCAACGAGGACTCGCTGCGGCAGCGGCTCATCGACGCCACCCGCACCTGGGGTGAGCGGCTCGGCGACATGTCGCGCGCCGAGGACGGTGACGACGCGGCCGCACGGGTGATCAGCCTCTACTCGCGGGCCTTCCCGGAGGCCTACAAGGAAGACTTCACGCCGCGTCAGGGCGTCGCCGACCTGCGTCGCATCGAGGCGTTGGACGGCGAGGACCACACGCTGCTCACGCTCTACCGCGAGCCGGGAGCCGACGAGCGCGTACGCCGCTTCAAGCTGTTCCGTCGCTCCAAGCTCATCCTCACCGACGTCCTTCCGGTGTTCACCGATCTTGGCGTCAAGGTGTCTGACGAGCGGCCCTACGCCATGCATCGCGCCGACGGCACCGAGGTCTACGTCTACGACTTCGGCCTGATGGCGCCTGACGCCACGGTCTGGGGGAGCGACGACGCCGGCGTGGCCTCGATCCGTGAGGTGTTCCAGGACGCGTTCTCCGCGGTCTGGGACGGCGAGGCCGAGAGCGATGGGTTCAACGCTCTCGTGCTCCAAGGCGGTCTCACCTGGCGTCAGGTGGTGGTGCTGCGCTGCGTGGCCAAGTACCTGCGCCAGATCGGCTTCACCTTCAGCCAGGACTACCTGATCTCCGCGCTGGTCGGCAACGTCGACCTGGCGCGCGCTCTGGTCGAGCTGTTCGAGGTGCGCTTCGACCCGGCCTTCGAAGGCGGTGACCGCGCTGCGGGCGAGGCGGACGTCGTACGCCGCATCGAGGCCGACCTCGAGGACGTCGCGAGCCTGGACCACGACCGGATCATCCGCGCGTTCATGGGCGTGATGCGAGCAACGTTGCGTACCAACGCTTTTCAGCGTGACGAGGAGGGCAACCGTCGTCCGGTCGTCAGCCTCAAGCTGGACTGCAAGGAGGTCCCAGGGCTGCCCAGCCCGCGGCCGATGTTCGAGATCTGGGTCTACAGCCCGCGGGTCGAGGGTGTGCACCTGCGCTTCGGCAAGGTGGCCCGCGGTGGGCTGCGCTGGAGCGATCGACGCGAGGACTTCCGGACCGAGATCCTCGGCCTGGTCAAGGCGCAGACGGTCAAGAACGCCGTCATCGTGCCGACCGGCTCCAAGGGCGGGTTCGTCGCCAAGCAGCTGCCGGACTCCAGCGATCGCGACGCCTGGCTGGCTGAGGGCATCTCGTCATACAAGTGCTTCATCTCCGGTCTGCTCGACATCACGGACAACCTCGTCGCGGGCGAGGTCGTGCCACCACAGGGTGTGGTCAGGCACGACCCCGACGACACCTACCTCGTGGTGGCCGCGGACAAGGGCACCGCGACGTTCTCCGACATCGCCAACGGCGTCGCGCAGGACTTCGGCTTCTGGCTGGACGACGCTTTCGCCTCCGGCGGATCGGCGGGCTATGACCACAAGGCCATGGGCATCACCGCCCGTGGCGCCTGGGAGTCGGTCAAGCGTCACTTCCGCGACCTCGGCGTCGACTGCCAGACCGAGGACTTCACGGTCGTCGGCATCGGCGACATGAGCGGTGACGTGTTCGGCAACGGCATGCTCCTGTCGGAGCACATCAGGCTGGTCGCGGCGTTCGACCACCGCCACATCTTCATCGACCCGCAGCCCGTGGCCGCGACGTCGTACGCCGAGCGCCGCCGGCTGTTCGACCTGCCGCGCTCGTCCTGGGCGGACTACGACACCAGTCTCATCTCCGAGGGCGGCGGCATCTGGCCGCGGTCGGCCAAGTCGATCAAGATCAGCCAGGAGGCAGCCGACGCGCTGCACATCAAGGGCGGCGCGACCAAGATGACGCCGGCCGAGCTGATGGAGGCGATCCTGCTCGCCAAGGTGGACCTGTTCTGGAATGGCGGCATCGGCACCTACATCAAGTCCGCGATCGAGACCAACACCGACATCGGTGACCGCGCCAACGACGCGATCCGCGTCGACGGAAAACAGTTGCGCTGCAAGGTGATCGGCGAGGGCGGCAACCTCGGCGCGAGCCAGCTGGGGCGGATCGAGGCGGCGCGCCACGGCGTACACGTCAACACCGACGCAATCGACAACTCCGCCGGTGTCGACACCTCCGACCACGAGGTCAACATCAAGATCCTGCTGACCGACCGGATGCGCAGCGGCGACCTGACGCTCGAGCAGCGCAACGAGCTGCTGCAGTCGATGACCGACGACGTGACGCGACAGGTGCTGCGGCACAACTATGAGCAGAACACCCTGCTGGGCAACGCCCGCGCGCAGGAGCACGCGATGCTGCCCGTGCACGTCCGGCTGATCCGCTGGCTGGAGAAGCGCGGCGAGCTGGACCGCGACCTGGAGTTCCTGCCGAGCAAGGCCGAGCTCAAGCGTCGTGCCGATGCCGGTCTTGGCCTCACCTCGCCGGAGTTCTCGGTGCTGGTGGCCTACGCCAAGCTCGCGCTGAAGGCCGACCTGGCCGAGAGCGAGCTCACCGACGACCCGTGGTTCGAGCAGACGCTGCGCGGCTACTTCCCGGAGGCGCTGCGGGAGCGCTACGCCGACCAGCTGCGGGAGCACCCGCTGCGCCGCGAGATCGTCATCAACGCCGTGGCCAACAGCATGATCAACCGTGGGGGCATCACCTTCGCCTTCCGCGCGGGGGAGGAGACCGGCGCGTCCCCGGAGCAGATCGCCCGCGCCTACGTCATCGCGCGTGAGGTCTTCGGGCTGGCTGACTTCGTGGCCGCGGTCGAGGCGCTGGACAACAAGGTGCCGACCTCGGCACAGACGGGCCTCTACCTGGAGTTCCGTCGCCTCATCGACCGGTCGGTGCGGTGGATCCTGCACAGCCGGCCCACCCACCTCGACGTGGGCGCTGAGATCGAGCGGTTCCAGGGTGTGGTCTCCGAGCTGGCACCCCAGCTGCCCCAGCTGCTGCAGGGTGCCGAGCACGACCGGTGGGAGCGCAATGCCTCGACCCGGTTCGCTGAGGGCGGCGTGCCCCGAGAGCTGGCCGAGCGGGGCGCGACCATCCTCGACACGTTCTCGCTGCTCGACATCGCCGAGCAGGCACGGGCCACGGGCGAGTCGGCGAAGTCGGTCGCCGAGCTCTACTTCACGCTGTCGGAGCGTCTTGGCATCGACCGCATGCTGTCGTCGGTCTCCCAGCTGCCGCGTGATGACCGCTGGGACGCGCTGGCGCGCGGGGCCGTACGCGATGACCTCTACGCCGTGCTCGACGCGCTGACCGGCGCGGTCCTGGCCGGTACGCCCCGCGACCTCCCAGCGACCGAGCGAGTCAGTCAGTGGTCGGGTGCCAACGATGCCGCGATCACCCGCGGAGAGCAGGCGCTCGCGGGCATCGGCGAGCTGGACCACCCCGGTCTCGCGCCACTGTCGGTCGCGCTGCGCACGCTGCGCACCGTGATCCGGTCGGGGTCGGCCACCTGACCTGACCTAGGCTCGGCCCGTGCCCACCATGAATGACGTCCTGGCTGAGCACACCCGGCTGGACGCGGCGGCTGCCGACTGGCTGCACCAGCTGGTGGGCGACTGGCAGCTGCTGTCCGACCTGTCCTTCGCCGACCTGGTCCTCTGGGTCCCGCGCGAAGGTGGGGGTTGGACGGCGGCGGCCCACGTCCGTCCGACGACGGGCGTAGGTGTCTTCCTCGAGGACTTGGTCGGGCAGGACATCGACCGCAGTCGCATCGGCCCGGTCGACCAGGCGTTCACCCACAACCGTCTCGTACGCGCGCCTCAGACGCTGTGGCGGGACGACACTCCCGTGCGTGAGGAGTCGATCCCGGTCGTCGCCCGAGCCGGAGGTGACCCGGTCGCCGTGGTGACCCGGCACACCAACCTGGCCTCCATGCGTACCCCGAGCCGGCTCGAGGTCACCTATCTGGCGACCGCGGACGCGCTCGCCCGGATGATCTCAACGGGGGAGTTCCCGACCAGGGGCGGCCACACCGGTCGGCGCCGGGGTGCACCGCGCGTCGGCGACGGTGTGCTGCGGCTGGACCGTGAGGGCAAGGTGACCTATGCCAGCCCCAACGCGGTCTCGGCGATCCACCGGCTGGGCTACGGCGGCGAGCTGGTCGGCGTACGACTGGCGAACGCGCTGTCGGGGCTGCTGCCGCGCACCGGGCCACTGGACGAAGAGCTCATGCCCGTGCTCGCCGGTGCGCTCCCGTGGGCGACCGAGCTGCCATCGCGCAGCGCCAACGTCACGGTGCGCTCCATCCCGCTGTCGGAGGCGGGCAAACGGGTCGGCGCCGTGCTGCTCGTCCGCGATGTCAGCGAGCTGCGACGGCGCGAGCAGGAGCTGCTGACCAAGGACGCGACGATCCGCGAGATCCACCACCGGGTCAAGAACAACCTGCAGACGGTGGCGGCGGTGCTGCGGCTGCAGTCGCGACGGCTTGACGACCCGGGCGCGAAGGCGGCGCTGGATGATGCCGTACGCCGCGTCGCGACGATCGCGCTGGTGCACGAGACGTTGAGCACCCACCTTGAGGACTCGGTCGACTTCGACGTGATCGCGCTACGCGGGTTGAAGGCGGCCATCGAGGTGGCCAACCGGACGGCTGTCCGCGTGCGCGGGGTGACCACGGGTTCGTTCGGCGTGCTGTCCTCGGAGGACGCGACCGTGCTGGCGATGGTGCTGGCGGAGCTGGTGCACAACGCCGTCGAGCACGGTCTGGCCGATCGCGACGGGACGGTCGCGGTGGACGCCCGCCGAGTCCAGGTGGACGGCGATGAGGTCCTGCAGGTCAGCGTCACCGATGACGGTCCGGGGCTGCCGGTCGGCTTCGTGCCGGGCAACGGCGGGCTCGGGACCCAGATCGTGCTGTCCCTGGTGCAGGACCTGCGCGGTCAGATCACGTGGGGCGCTGCCCAGCCGAATGGCACCAAGGTGACGTTCGACGCCCGGCTGCGGCCGCGTACGACCGAGGCCGGCTCGGCCGGCATAGACGAGCCCCCGGAAGAGGACCGGGGGCTGTAGCTGCGCTCGGGGTCAGCCGGCGCGGCGGGCGCGAGCATTGCGGCGCTTGAGAGCGCGGCGCTCGTCTTCGGAGAGACCGCCCCAGACGCCGGCATCCTGGCCGGTCTCGAGGGCCCATTTCAAGCAGGTGTCTACGACCTCGCAGCGACGGCACACCACTTTGGCGTCCTCGATCTGCTGCAGGGCGGGACCGGTGTTGCCGATCGGGAAGAACAGCTCCGGGTCCTCGTCCAAACACGCAGCGCGGTTGCGCCAATCCATGGGGTGTTGCTCCTTTAGCCTTGTTTCGTACGCGCACAGGCGCGTCGCGATGCGGTGTTGCTCGCAGTGGATGTCAGGCAGTCCTCGGCCTCGTCGGAAGGGCTGGGGGGCCCAGTGGGTGATCGATCTCCAGAAGAGACTTCTCGACTCCGACACCCGGGCAACGCCCGCCGGTCACAGACTGTTCCCCAACTGTCACAGATCTGCACAGGAGCACACAAGGCCTTTGGGAGAATTTTTCGGTACCGAAGATGAGGTCTCGGTCACACCCCACGAGGCGACTACCCTGCCCGCTTGTGACGTCGTCCTCGCCAGATCCTGCCACTACATCCAGCGCTATGGCCGTTCGAGCAGCGGCTTTTCTCATGGCCGCACAAGCGGCAGCGCTCGTCGTCCTGGTGGTGATCGCCCTTGCGCAGGTCATCACCGGGCATGCCGATGGGGTGACTCAGGCACTGACCGAGGCCGCATTGGTGCTCGTTTTTGCCGCCTGCGCGGCGGCTCTGGCCTGGGCTCTCCTGCACGGCAAGGCCGTCGCCCGTACGCCCACACTGGTCTGGAATGCGCTGCTGCTGCCGGTGGGCGCGTCCATGGTGAGCGGCGGCGCCACGGTGGTCGGCGTCGTGGTGCTCGTCTGTGCGATCGCGACTCTGCTCGCGGCGTTGTTGGTGCCGCGCGCCGACCTGGACTGAGGCGTCAGCCGGCTGAGGTGTCAGCCGCCAGCTTGGCAGCCAGCAGCTGGACCAGAGCCGGGACCACGCGCTGGCGGTAGTCCTGGCGCGAGGCGAGGTAGTCCGGCTTGAGGTGGGCGAAGCCGATCCCGCTGAACCACACCTGGCCCGCGACAGTCCCCTGCTGCAGCAGAGCTCGAGTCGTGGTGCCGTCGGTCTGGGCGGCGGCCGCGCCGAGGCTGCCGTTCTTGTAGAACGTGTAGAGACCCGGTCGCTTGACCGAACGCTGCCGCTGCTCGGCGTCCGTGGTGGCCCAGCTCTGGCCGATGGGCATCGGGAGGCCGAAGCCGCGGATGTTGACCAGCAGCTTGCTCTGGTTGTCGCGCGGCTCGCCCTTGATCGTCAGGTCGAGCGTGCAGCGCGTGCTGTGGGCGGACGACTTGCCACCCGTGATCTGACTGGTGGAGCAGTCATGTGCCCGGATGGCGGTCAGGCCAGGCAGGACCTGGGCCAGCTCTTTCGCCGTGAAAAGGGTCGAGGCGTCCGGCCAGGTCGCATCGAGCGGCTGCTTGCCGGTCGGGTCGCTGCGGACCGCGAACGCGCCCTCGGGTGTGATCTTGACGGCAGTAGCCGTGACGGCTCCGGCCGCGTCCGCAGGCGGGACGTAAGGCTTGGGCGCTGGGGGAGTGGTGGCGGTGGCGGTGCCGGTCGGCGTCGTACCGCTCGGAGGCGTCGGCGACCCGGTGCCCGGGACCGCCGGAGGACTGGTGAAGCGGGTCGGCGTAGCGGCCGGCGCCGAGCGTGGCGCGGCCGAGCCCTGGGAAGCGGCGTAGGCCGGCACAACGGTGAGCGTGAGGGCCGCGACGGCCGCGCCCACGGTGAGGCGGCGACTCATGCGAACTTCCGGGGCAGCTTACC includes these proteins:
- a CDS encoding sensor histidine kinase; this encodes MNDVLAEHTRLDAAAADWLHQLVGDWQLLSDLSFADLVLWVPREGGGWTAAAHVRPTTGVGVFLEDLVGQDIDRSRIGPVDQAFTHNRLVRAPQTLWRDDTPVREESIPVVARAGGDPVAVVTRHTNLASMRTPSRLEVTYLATADALARMISTGEFPTRGGHTGRRRGAPRVGDGVLRLDREGKVTYASPNAVSAIHRLGYGGELVGVRLANALSGLLPRTGPLDEELMPVLAGALPWATELPSRSANVTVRSIPLSEAGKRVGAVLLVRDVSELRRREQELLTKDATIREIHHRVKNNLQTVAAVLRLQSRRLDDPGAKAALDDAVRRVATIALVHETLSTHLEDSVDFDVIALRGLKAAIEVANRTAVRVRGVTTGSFGVLSSEDATVLAMVLAELVHNAVEHGLADRDGTVAVDARRVQVDGDEVLQVSVTDDGPGLPVGFVPGNGGLGTQIVLSLVQDLRGQITWGAAQPNGTKVTFDARLRPRTTEAGSAGIDEPPEEDRGL
- a CDS encoding WhiB family transcriptional regulator, producing the protein MDWRNRAACLDEDPELFFPIGNTGPALQQIEDAKVVCRRCEVVDTCLKWALETGQDAGVWGGLSEDERRALKRRNARARRAG
- a CDS encoding NAD-glutamate dehydrogenase; amino-acid sequence: MSAVVQSRDDILRETAKLDDVGGDIPGWLIGRYFRHVAEDDLSECGSPMLAGIIRSHRELAEHRPNGTSRVRIFHPSDEQDGWTCSYAVLQVVTDDMPFLVDSVTAALAKHDRDVHLLIHPQLVVRRNAVGDIEEIRDVDPAPGPANGEAGAIDESWMHLEIDLGPDQAADDALVKALEAVIRDARDAVEDWPKMHAECEDMVAELESAPPTSVPTEIVQRTQGFLRWLADDHFTFLGYKEYALDNVDGEDVLRTVPGTGLGILRWDRPGSKSDSFSRLTPEARATARDPQLLIITKANSRATVHRTAYLDYIGLKMFDADGNVTGEKRFLGLFTSSAYTESVRRVPIVRERITKVLARAGFAPDSHSGKDLLQVLETYPRDELFQTSSEHLYAVATKVLRLSERRQSHLFLRKDDYGRFVSALVYLPRDRYNTTVRLSMEKILREVFDAQTVDYTTSVSDAILARIHFVVRVKRGAAIPDVNEDSLRQRLIDATRTWGERLGDMSRAEDGDDAAARVISLYSRAFPEAYKEDFTPRQGVADLRRIEALDGEDHTLLTLYREPGADERVRRFKLFRRSKLILTDVLPVFTDLGVKVSDERPYAMHRADGTEVYVYDFGLMAPDATVWGSDDAGVASIREVFQDAFSAVWDGEAESDGFNALVLQGGLTWRQVVVLRCVAKYLRQIGFTFSQDYLISALVGNVDLARALVELFEVRFDPAFEGGDRAAGEADVVRRIEADLEDVASLDHDRIIRAFMGVMRATLRTNAFQRDEEGNRRPVVSLKLDCKEVPGLPSPRPMFEIWVYSPRVEGVHLRFGKVARGGLRWSDRREDFRTEILGLVKAQTVKNAVIVPTGSKGGFVAKQLPDSSDRDAWLAEGISSYKCFISGLLDITDNLVAGEVVPPQGVVRHDPDDTYLVVAADKGTATFSDIANGVAQDFGFWLDDAFASGGSAGYDHKAMGITARGAWESVKRHFRDLGVDCQTEDFTVVGIGDMSGDVFGNGMLLSEHIRLVAAFDHRHIFIDPQPVAATSYAERRRLFDLPRSSWADYDTSLISEGGGIWPRSAKSIKISQEAADALHIKGGATKMTPAELMEAILLAKVDLFWNGGIGTYIKSAIETNTDIGDRANDAIRVDGKQLRCKVIGEGGNLGASQLGRIEAARHGVHVNTDAIDNSAGVDTSDHEVNIKILLTDRMRSGDLTLEQRNELLQSMTDDVTRQVLRHNYEQNTLLGNARAQEHAMLPVHVRLIRWLEKRGELDRDLEFLPSKAELKRRADAGLGLTSPEFSVLVAYAKLALKADLAESELTDDPWFEQTLRGYFPEALRERYADQLREHPLRREIVINAVANSMINRGGITFAFRAGEETGASPEQIARAYVIAREVFGLADFVAAVEALDNKVPTSAQTGLYLEFRRLIDRSVRWILHSRPTHLDVGAEIERFQGVVSELAPQLPQLLQGAEHDRWERNASTRFAEGGVPRELAERGATILDTFSLLDIAEQARATGESAKSVAELYFTLSERLGIDRMLSSVSQLPRDDRWDALARGAVRDDLYAVLDALTGAVLAGTPRDLPATERVSQWSGANDAAITRGEQALAGIGELDHPGLAPLSVALRTLRTVIRSGSAT